A segment of the Solanum lycopersicum chromosome 9, SLM_r2.1 genome:
tataaaaaaaaaagtggaacTTCACTAAATTTTGTGGGGAACCACCATTAAGTCAATGATTGTAGATAAATTCAGTAAACCAGAAtctaacattttttaaattttgagttttataaCTATTAAAATTAACAAACATAGTTTTATATGTCTTGTTTTTTTGTTAGTGTGTTGGACATTAGATTAATGGTCTGTTGTcctgtttttatttatttatttgaggaAGACGTGAAAACTTGGGACATAGCACAATGTATATAAGTGAAATCTTAGAAAGAATAGAACGTATGCAAATTATATTACTGTATAAGAAAGTAGAGAAACTATTTTGAGAATATCAATCTATGATtgtaattaataacaaaaagtgTCCTATAATACttttatttaatcttttaaatatgtaaagtcaattttaaattattgcaATTTGTGTGTTCGATTTTGAAAGTTAAATAATTCGACTTTAGTACGTCAAATCAGtctcatataaaatgaaaagagagGAATTGAAGAAGCATCATCAATTCTTCATAGCTAGAAATTATGTACAAGAAAAGTTACATAAATGAGTAGAATCACATTGAATGATATTGATACAACATGACATCCCATAAAAAAACATACATTTGTCAACAAGCAAAAGCAAGTTTAATTTCAAGACTAAGTAGTACTCTTAATTTCTCTCACAAATACTGGCAAACCGCCACGAAACGAGGCGGTTAGGCCAGGAGAGAATCGAGGAATGTGATGGGATGGATGAGCTAATTCGACGTGAAATCGTCGGAGGAATGAAAGAGTCATACTTTTAAGTTCAACAAGAGACATTTCTTTACCCAAGCAAACCCTAACCCCAGCTTGAAAAACTGGATACTTAAAAGGATTTTCGTCGATAAAAACACCGTCTTTATTAATCCATCTCTCTGGCTTGAATTCTAAACAATCGACACCCCATAATTCTTCCATTCTTCCCATAGCATAAGGATGATAAGTAACCCTAGTTCCCTTTTTAACAAAAGTCCCATCAGGTAAAAAATCATCATCCAAACAAAACTTAGAGTCAAATTGTATTGGAGGACAAAGTCTCATACTCTCATAAACACATGCTTGCAAATAATGAAGTTCTCTCAATTGTTCACAACTTGTAAGTTCTTGATTTAGTCCAAGAACTTCATTTGCTTCTTCTCTAATCCTCTCAACTACTCGTGGATTCTCCGCGAGTAGCCAAAACAAGCTTGTTGATGCGGATGCCACAGTGTCTCTTCCAGCTAAGAGAAAACTAATGACAATATCTCTtaagtatgtctcattgacaaTATCCCCTTGCATGAATCTTGATAGAAGATCCTTATGATTTGAAAACCCTAATTTTCGACGTTGTGTTATCACTTCTTGTGCTAGTATGTTGATCAATTTGATTGCTTTTTTCAACTTCCTTTCACTTCCTATGTTGAAAAATCTCTTGATTTTCCATACAATTGGAGACACATGCATAGCTCTTTGAGCTGATAATTGTGATGCTAAGTCAAAGGAAATAGCAAATTGTGAAATTGGAAGTGATAATTCTAAACACTTTGGATCTAATCCAAAGGAAAATCTACAAATACTATCAAAAGAAAATCTTCTAAAAACATCTTGTAAATCCAAAACAATCTCATCTTTGTTATTAGCAACACAAGCTAATAATGGGATAAGTCTATTTTGGATTTCATTGTTCATTACGTCAAATGCAaatgattttattgaatttCGTCGAAGTTCAAGACTAGCCATTTTCCTTTGAAATCTCCATAAATCTCCATCCACATTGAAGATACCTTTACCAAGAAAATCACCTAAGATTGTTGAGAAATTCTTCCCTTTTGGAAAATTATCAAATCTTGTTTTGAGCATGTATTCGACATTTTTAGGGTTCGCGGTGATGGTGTTACCAAGAACATGGATGTGTATGGTTCTAGTAGGGGATTTTTTAAGAAGATGAGTATACCAATCACACAAATTAGTGAATTGAGGGTACCAACTTGATGTCATGTAACATTGACAAATTTCACATTTGCATAAAAACTTTAGTCTAACAAAATAACAAAGGAGAAATAAGAAGAAGGAAAGAGAGATTATAAAGAGaagaataataaagaaattagtAGTAGAGGCCATGGATGATGATAATACAAAATATTGGAGAAGaaagggatatatatatatatatatgtgtgtgtgtgtgtgatcaACTTGATCTTAtttattgtaattaattaaatgactgATGTGATGCAACATCATCTTTGCTAT
Coding sequences within it:
- the LOC138338239 gene encoding cytochrome P450 94C1-like → MASTTNFFIILLFIISLSFFLFLLCYFVRLKFLCKCEICQCYMTSSWYPQFTNLCDWYTHLLKKSPTRTIHIHVLGNTITANPKNVEYMLKTRFDNFPKGKNFSTILGDFLGKGIFNVDGDLWRFQRKMASLELRRNSIKSFAFDVMNNEIQNRLIPLLACVANNKDEIVLDLQDVFRRFSFDSICRFSFGLDPKCLELSLPISQFAISFDLASQLSAQRAMHVSPIVWKIKRFFNIGSERKLKKAIKLINILAQEVITQRRKLGFSNHKDLLSRFMQGDIVNETYLRDIVISFLLAGRDTVASASTSLFWLLAENPRVVERIREEANEVLGLNQELTSCEQLRELHYLQACVYESMRLCPPIQFDSKFCLDDDFLPDGTFVKKGTRVTYHPYAMGRMEELWGVDCLEFKPERWINKDGVFIDENPFKYPVFQAGVRVCLGKEMSLVELKSMTLSFLRRFHVELAHPSHHIPRFSPGLTASFRGGLPVFVREIKSTT